In the Gorilla gorilla gorilla isolate KB3781 chromosome 10, NHGRI_mGorGor1-v2.1_pri, whole genome shotgun sequence genome, one interval contains:
- the RNF34 gene encoding E3 ubiquitin-protein ligase RNF34 isoform X2 produces the protein MKAGATSMWASCCGLLNEVMGTGAVRGQQSAFAGATGPFRFTPNPEFSTYPPAATEGPNIVCKACGLSFSVFRKKHVCCDCKKDFCSVCSVLQENLRRCSTCHLLQETAFQRPQLMRLKVKDLRQYLILRNIPIDTCREKEDLVDLVLCHHGLGSEDDMDTSSLNSSRSQTSSFFTRSFFSNYTAPSATMSSFQGELMDGEQTSRSGVPAQVQSEITSANTEDDDDDDDEDDDDEEENAEDRNPGLSKERVRASLSDLSSLDDVEGMSVRQLKEILARNFVNYSGCCEKWELVEKVNRLYKENEENQKSYGERLQLQDEEDDSLCRICMDAVIDCVLLECGHMVTCTKCGKRMSECPICRQYVVRAVHVFKS, from the exons GCGGGCGCCACGTCTATGTGGGCTTCGTGCTGTGGGCTGCTGAATGAAGTCATGGGAACTGGAGCTGTCAGGGGCCAGCAGTCAGCATTTGCAGGAGCCACCGGTCCATTCAGATTTACACCAAACCCTGAGTTTTCCACCTACCCACCAGCAGCTACGGAAGGGCCCAACATAGTTTGTAAAGCCTGTGGGCTTTCATTTTCAGTCTTTAGAAAGAAG caTGTTTGCTGTGACTGCAAGAAGGATTTTTGCTCCGTTTGTTCAGTCTTACAAGAAAATCTCCGTAGATGTTCTACTTGTCACTTATTACAAGAGACAGCATTTCAGCGCCCTCAGTTAATGCGACTGAAGGTGAAGGACCTGCGGCAGTATCTCATTCTGAGAAATATACCCATAGATACTTGTCGTGAGAAAGAAGACTTGGTGGATCTAGTACTGTGCCATCATGGACTAGGCTCTGAGGACGACATGGACACAAGCAGTCTGAATTCTTCAAGGTCCCAGACTTCTAGCTTTTTTACACGTTCGTTTTTTTCAAACTATACAGCCCCCTCTGCTACTATGTCTTCGTTTCAGGGAGAGCTTATGGATGGAGAGCAAACATCCAGATCTGGAGTGCCGGCACAG GTACAAAGTGAAATCACTTCAGCAAACACAGAAGATGATGATGACGacgatgatgaggatgatgatgatgaagaagaaAACGCGGAGGATCGG AACCCCGGGCTCTCCAAGGAGAGAGTGAGAGCTTCGCTGTCTGACTTGTCAAGCCTTGATGATGTGGAAGGAATGAGCGTGCGCCAGCTGAAGGAAATTCTGGCTCGGAATTTTGTCAACTATTCTGGCTGTTGTGAAAAATGGGAACTGGTAGAGAAAGTAAACCGGTTAtacaaagagaatgaagaaaaccaAAAGTCCT ATGGCGAGCGGCTGCAGCTGCAGGATGAGGAAGACGACAGCCTGTGTCGCATCTGCATGGATGCCGTCATCGACTGTGTCCTACTGGAGTGTGGGCACATGGTTACCTGCACCAAGTGCGGCAAGCGCATGAGTGAGTGTCCCATCTGCCGGCAGTATGTGGTGCGAGCCGTGCACGTGTTCAAGTCCTGA
- the RNF34 gene encoding E3 ubiquitin-protein ligase RNF34 isoform X1, which translates to MRKAGATSMWASCCGLLNEVMGTGAVRGQQSAFAGATGPFRFTPNPEFSTYPPAATEGPNIVCKACGLSFSVFRKKHVCCDCKKDFCSVCSVLQENLRRCSTCHLLQETAFQRPQLMRLKVKDLRQYLILRNIPIDTCREKEDLVDLVLCHHGLGSEDDMDTSSLNSSRSQTSSFFTRSFFSNYTAPSATMSSFQGELMDGEQTSRSGVPAQVQSEITSANTEDDDDDDDEDDDDEEENAEDRNPGLSKERVRASLSDLSSLDDVEGMSVRQLKEILARNFVNYSGCCEKWELVEKVNRLYKENEENQKSYGERLQLQDEEDDSLCRICMDAVIDCVLLECGHMVTCTKCGKRMSECPICRQYVVRAVHVFKS; encoded by the exons GCGGGCGCCACGTCTATGTGGGCTTCGTGCTGTGGGCTGCTGAATGAAGTCATGGGAACTGGAGCTGTCAGGGGCCAGCAGTCAGCATTTGCAGGAGCCACCGGTCCATTCAGATTTACACCAAACCCTGAGTTTTCCACCTACCCACCAGCAGCTACGGAAGGGCCCAACATAGTTTGTAAAGCCTGTGGGCTTTCATTTTCAGTCTTTAGAAAGAAG caTGTTTGCTGTGACTGCAAGAAGGATTTTTGCTCCGTTTGTTCAGTCTTACAAGAAAATCTCCGTAGATGTTCTACTTGTCACTTATTACAAGAGACAGCATTTCAGCGCCCTCAGTTAATGCGACTGAAGGTGAAGGACCTGCGGCAGTATCTCATTCTGAGAAATATACCCATAGATACTTGTCGTGAGAAAGAAGACTTGGTGGATCTAGTACTGTGCCATCATGGACTAGGCTCTGAGGACGACATGGACACAAGCAGTCTGAATTCTTCAAGGTCCCAGACTTCTAGCTTTTTTACACGTTCGTTTTTTTCAAACTATACAGCCCCCTCTGCTACTATGTCTTCGTTTCAGGGAGAGCTTATGGATGGAGAGCAAACATCCAGATCTGGAGTGCCGGCACAG GTACAAAGTGAAATCACTTCAGCAAACACAGAAGATGATGATGACGacgatgatgaggatgatgatgatgaagaagaaAACGCGGAGGATCGG AACCCCGGGCTCTCCAAGGAGAGAGTGAGAGCTTCGCTGTCTGACTTGTCAAGCCTTGATGATGTGGAAGGAATGAGCGTGCGCCAGCTGAAGGAAATTCTGGCTCGGAATTTTGTCAACTATTCTGGCTGTTGTGAAAAATGGGAACTGGTAGAGAAAGTAAACCGGTTAtacaaagagaatgaagaaaaccaAAAGTCCT ATGGCGAGCGGCTGCAGCTGCAGGATGAGGAAGACGACAGCCTGTGTCGCATCTGCATGGATGCCGTCATCGACTGTGTCCTACTGGAGTGTGGGCACATGGTTACCTGCACCAAGTGCGGCAAGCGCATGAGTGAGTGTCCCATCTGCCGGCAGTATGTGGTGCGAGCCGTGCACGTGTTCAAGTCCTGA
- the RNF34 gene encoding E3 ubiquitin-protein ligase RNF34 isoform X3, translating into MWASCCGLLNEVMGTGAVRGQQSAFAGATGPFRFTPNPEFSTYPPAATEGPNIVCKACGLSFSVFRKKHVCCDCKKDFCSVCSVLQENLRRCSTCHLLQETAFQRPQLMRLKVKDLRQYLILRNIPIDTCREKEDLVDLVLCHHGLGSEDDMDTSSLNSSRSQTSSFFTRSFFSNYTAPSATMSSFQGELMDGEQTSRSGVPAQVQSEITSANTEDDDDDDDEDDDDEEENAEDRNPGLSKERVRASLSDLSSLDDVEGMSVRQLKEILARNFVNYSGCCEKWELVEKVNRLYKENEENQKSYGERLQLQDEEDDSLCRICMDAVIDCVLLECGHMVTCTKCGKRMSECPICRQYVVRAVHVFKS; encoded by the exons ATGTGGGCTTCGTGCTGTGGGCTGCTGAATGAAGTCATGGGAACTGGAGCTGTCAGGGGCCAGCAGTCAGCATTTGCAGGAGCCACCGGTCCATTCAGATTTACACCAAACCCTGAGTTTTCCACCTACCCACCAGCAGCTACGGAAGGGCCCAACATAGTTTGTAAAGCCTGTGGGCTTTCATTTTCAGTCTTTAGAAAGAAG caTGTTTGCTGTGACTGCAAGAAGGATTTTTGCTCCGTTTGTTCAGTCTTACAAGAAAATCTCCGTAGATGTTCTACTTGTCACTTATTACAAGAGACAGCATTTCAGCGCCCTCAGTTAATGCGACTGAAGGTGAAGGACCTGCGGCAGTATCTCATTCTGAGAAATATACCCATAGATACTTGTCGTGAGAAAGAAGACTTGGTGGATCTAGTACTGTGCCATCATGGACTAGGCTCTGAGGACGACATGGACACAAGCAGTCTGAATTCTTCAAGGTCCCAGACTTCTAGCTTTTTTACACGTTCGTTTTTTTCAAACTATACAGCCCCCTCTGCTACTATGTCTTCGTTTCAGGGAGAGCTTATGGATGGAGAGCAAACATCCAGATCTGGAGTGCCGGCACAG GTACAAAGTGAAATCACTTCAGCAAACACAGAAGATGATGATGACGacgatgatgaggatgatgatgatgaagaagaaAACGCGGAGGATCGG AACCCCGGGCTCTCCAAGGAGAGAGTGAGAGCTTCGCTGTCTGACTTGTCAAGCCTTGATGATGTGGAAGGAATGAGCGTGCGCCAGCTGAAGGAAATTCTGGCTCGGAATTTTGTCAACTATTCTGGCTGTTGTGAAAAATGGGAACTGGTAGAGAAAGTAAACCGGTTAtacaaagagaatgaagaaaaccaAAAGTCCT ATGGCGAGCGGCTGCAGCTGCAGGATGAGGAAGACGACAGCCTGTGTCGCATCTGCATGGATGCCGTCATCGACTGTGTCCTACTGGAGTGTGGGCACATGGTTACCTGCACCAAGTGCGGCAAGCGCATGAGTGAGTGTCCCATCTGCCGGCAGTATGTGGTGCGAGCCGTGCACGTGTTCAAGTCCTGA